The Streptomyces sp. NBC_00162 genome window below encodes:
- a CDS encoding MDR family MFS transporter, translating into MTHPQIMKALSGLMLGMFVAILSSTIVSNALPQIISDLGGTQSSYTWVVTAALLSMTAATPLWGKLSDLFSKKLLVQISLVIYVLGSVVAGMSQNTGTLIACRVVQGIGVGGLSALAQIVMAAMISPRERGRYSGYLGAVFAVATVGGPLLGGVITDTEWLGWRWCFYVGVPFAIIALIVLQRTLHLPVVRREVKVDWLGAFLISGAVSLLLIWVTQAGDSYEWISWQTWAMTGGAVALGLLFVLVESRASDPIIPLRLFRNKTITLASAASLFVGVAMFSGTVFFSQFFQLARGESPTMSGILTIPMIGGLFVSSTVSGQVITKTGKWKAWLVAGGVLLTAGLGLLGTLRYDTPYWHIAIYMALTGLGLGMMMQNLVLATQNQVAPEDLGAASSVVTFFRSLGGAMGVSALGALMAHQVTGYVKDGLAALGPKAAALGHGGTGGGAIPDLDKLPAPVRTVIESAYGHGVGDVFLYAAPTALLALLLCLFIKEVALKSKPEAHAPAAGSTEAAAAPAEVAAKA; encoded by the coding sequence ATGACCCACCCGCAGATCATGAAGGCCCTCTCCGGGCTGATGCTCGGCATGTTCGTGGCGATCCTGTCCTCCACGATCGTCTCCAACGCCCTGCCCCAGATCATCAGCGACCTCGGCGGCACGCAGTCCTCGTACACCTGGGTGGTCACCGCTGCCCTGCTGTCGATGACCGCGGCCACCCCGCTGTGGGGCAAGCTGTCCGACCTCTTCAGCAAGAAGCTGCTGGTCCAGATCTCCCTCGTGATCTACGTCCTCGGCTCCGTGGTCGCGGGCATGTCCCAGAACACCGGCACGCTGATCGCCTGCCGCGTGGTCCAGGGCATCGGCGTCGGCGGCCTGTCCGCCCTCGCGCAGATCGTGATGGCCGCGATGATCTCCCCGCGCGAGCGCGGCCGGTACAGCGGCTACCTCGGCGCGGTCTTCGCCGTCGCCACCGTCGGCGGTCCGCTGCTGGGCGGTGTCATCACCGACACCGAGTGGCTGGGCTGGCGCTGGTGCTTCTACGTCGGCGTGCCCTTCGCGATCATCGCCCTGATCGTGCTCCAGCGCACCCTGCACCTGCCGGTCGTACGCCGCGAGGTCAAGGTCGACTGGCTGGGCGCCTTCCTGATCAGCGGGGCCGTCTCGCTGCTGCTGATCTGGGTCACGCAGGCCGGCGACTCGTACGAGTGGATCTCGTGGCAGACCTGGGCGATGACCGGTGGCGCGGTGGCGCTCGGCCTGCTCTTCGTCCTCGTGGAGTCCCGCGCGAGCGACCCGATCATCCCGCTGCGGCTGTTCCGCAACAAGACCATCACCCTCGCCTCGGCGGCCTCGCTGTTCGTCGGTGTCGCGATGTTCTCGGGCACGGTGTTTTTCAGCCAGTTCTTCCAGCTGGCCCGCGGTGAGTCCCCCACGATGTCCGGAATCCTCACGATTCCGATGATCGGCGGGCTCTTCGTCTCCTCCACCGTTTCCGGTCAGGTGATCACCAAGACGGGTAAGTGGAAGGCCTGGCTCGTCGCCGGAGGCGTCCTGCTGACCGCCGGTCTGGGGCTGCTGGGCACCCTGCGGTACGACACCCCGTACTGGCACATCGCGATCTACATGGCGCTGACCGGCCTCGGCCTCGGCATGATGATGCAGAACCTGGTCCTCGCCACCCAGAACCAGGTGGCCCCCGAGGACCTGGGCGCGGCCAGCTCGGTCGTCACCTTCTTCCGCTCGCTCGGCGGCGCCATGGGCGTCTCGGCGCTCGGCGCGCTGATGGCGCACCAGGTCACCGGGTACGTGAAGGACGGCCTGGCCGCGCTCGGCCCGAAGGCCGCGGCGCTCGGCCACGGCGGCACGGGCGGCGGCGCCATCCCGGACCTCGACAAGCTGCCGGCCCCCGTCCGTACGGTCATCGAGTCGGCGTACGGGCACGGCGTGGGCGATGTCTTCCTCTACGCGGCGCCCACCGCGCTGCTCGCGCTGCTGCTCTGCCTGTTCATCAAGGAGGTCGCGCTGAAGTCGAAGCCCGAGGCCCACGCTCCGGCGGCCGGTTCCACCGAGGCGGCCGCCGCCCCCGCGGAGGTAGCGGCCAAGGCCTGA
- the upp gene encoding uracil phosphoribosyltransferase, giving the protein MRLQVVDHPLVAHKLTTLRDKRTDSPTFRRLADELVTLLAYEATRDVRTEQADIETPVAKTTGVKLSHPRPLVVPILRAGLGMLDGMVRLLPTAEVGFLGMVRNEETLEASTYATRMPEDLSGRQVYVVDPMLATGGTLVAAIRELIKRGADDVTAVVLLAAPEGVEIMERELAGTPVTVVTAAVDERLNEHGYIVPGLGDAGDRMYGSAE; this is encoded by the coding sequence GTGCGTTTGCAGGTCGTCGATCACCCCTTGGTGGCGCACAAACTCACCACCCTGCGCGACAAGCGCACCGACTCCCCCACCTTCCGGCGGCTCGCCGACGAGCTGGTGACCCTGCTCGCGTACGAGGCCACCCGGGACGTGCGCACGGAGCAGGCCGACATCGAGACCCCGGTCGCCAAGACCACCGGCGTGAAGCTCTCGCACCCGCGCCCGCTGGTCGTGCCGATCCTGCGGGCCGGCCTCGGCATGCTCGACGGCATGGTGCGGCTCCTGCCGACCGCCGAGGTGGGCTTCCTCGGCATGGTCCGCAACGAGGAGACCCTGGAGGCCTCCACGTACGCGACGCGCATGCCGGAGGACCTCTCCGGGCGGCAGGTCTACGTCGTCGACCCGATGCTGGCCACCGGCGGCACGCTCGTCGCCGCGATCCGGGAGCTGATCAAGCGCGGCGCCGACGACGTCACGGCCGTGGTGCTGCTGGCCGCGCCCGAGGGCGTCGAGATCATGGAGCGCGAGCTGGCGGGCACGCCGGTGACCGTGGTGACGGCCGCGGTGGACGAGCGGCTCAACGAGCACGGCTACATCGTTCCGGGCCTGGGCGACGCGGGCGACCGCATGTACGGCTCGGCCGAGTAG
- a CDS encoding MarR family winged helix-turn-helix transcriptional regulator, which translates to MGGCPVGTQTAEITRYEELARQLTGIGAVKRDLARSLPPDCPPGAAAVLTVLDRHGEMRLSRLAELMAVDISVTSRHVTHVAERGWIGREADPGDGRCRILRLTPAGRALLAELGARYTAALERALATWSAQDIDALNTLLARLRSSF; encoded by the coding sequence ATGGGGGGCTGTCCGGTGGGCACGCAGACGGCGGAGATCACGCGGTACGAGGAGCTGGCCCGCCAGCTCACCGGGATCGGCGCGGTCAAGCGCGACCTCGCCCGCAGCCTGCCCCCGGACTGCCCGCCCGGCGCCGCCGCCGTCCTCACCGTGCTCGACCGGCACGGAGAGATGCGGCTCAGCCGGCTGGCCGAGCTCATGGCCGTCGACATCTCGGTGACCAGCCGCCACGTCACCCACGTGGCCGAGCGCGGCTGGATCGGCCGCGAGGCCGACCCGGGGGACGGCCGCTGCCGGATCCTGCGGCTCACCCCGGCCGGGCGGGCGCTCCTCGCCGAGCTCGGCGCCCGCTACACGGCCGCGCTGGAAAGAGCGCTGGCCACGTGGTCCGCCCAGGACATCGACGCACTCAACACCCTGCTGGCCCGACTCCGATCGAGCTTCTAG
- a CDS encoding RNA polymerase sigma factor SigF, protein MPASTAPQVPPQQDPQQDSQVPPQQEPRQEPRQEPSPEEPPAPPTPPRPPSRGADTRALTQVLFGQLKGLQPGTSEHTRVRGALIEANLPLVRYAAARFRSRNEPMEDVVQVGTIGLINAIDRFDPDRGVQFPTFAMPTVVGEIKRYFRDNVRTVHVPRRLHELWVQVNAATEDLTTLHGRTPTTAEIAERLRITEDEVLSCIEAGRSYHATSLEAAQEGDGMPGLLDRLGYEDPELAGVEHRDLVRHLLVQLPEREQRILLLRYYNNLTQSQISAELGVSQMHVSRLLARSFARLRSANRIEA, encoded by the coding sequence GTGCCGGCCAGTACAGCGCCTCAGGTGCCACCCCAGCAGGACCCGCAGCAGGACTCCCAGGTGCCGCCCCAGCAGGAGCCCCGACAGGAGCCGCGACAGGAGCCCTCCCCCGAGGAGCCCCCGGCCCCGCCCACGCCTCCGAGACCCCCGAGCAGGGGCGCGGACACCCGGGCCCTGACCCAGGTCCTCTTCGGGCAGCTGAAGGGGCTGCAGCCGGGCACCAGCGAGCACACCAGGGTGCGCGGGGCCCTCATCGAGGCCAACCTCCCGCTCGTCCGTTACGCGGCCGCCCGCTTCCGCAGCCGCAACGAGCCGATGGAGGACGTGGTCCAGGTCGGCACCATCGGCCTGATCAACGCCATCGACCGGTTCGATCCGGACCGCGGGGTGCAGTTCCCGACCTTCGCGATGCCGACCGTCGTGGGCGAGATCAAGCGCTACTTCCGCGACAACGTCCGCACCGTCCACGTGCCCCGCCGCCTCCACGAGCTGTGGGTGCAGGTCAACGCCGCCACCGAGGACCTCACCACCCTCCACGGCCGCACCCCGACCACCGCCGAGATCGCCGAGCGGCTGCGCATCACCGAGGACGAGGTCCTCTCCTGCATCGAGGCCGGCCGGAGTTATCACGCAACTTCGCTCGAGGCCGCCCAGGAGGGCGACGGCATGCCCGGCCTCCTCGACCGCCTCGGATACGAGGACCCGGAGCTGGCCGGGGTCGAGCACCGCGACCTCGTCCGCCACCTCCTCGTGCAGCTGCCCGAGCGTGAACAAAGGATCCTGCTCCTGCGGTACTACAACAATCTGACGCAGTCGCAGATCAGCGCCGAGCTCGGCGTCTCCCAGATGCACGTCTCCCGACTCCTCGCCCGGAGCTTCGCCCGACTGCGATCCGCAAACAGGATCGAGGCGTAA
- a CDS encoding RNA polymerase sigma factor SigF: protein MSVDQGSSKVLTLVKSATPAAPAASDRSEAIDTRTLSRSLFHRLAALDADSPDRAYVRDTLIELNLPLVRYAAARFRSRNEPMEDIVQVGTIGLIKAIDRFDCERGVEFPTFAMPTVVGEIKRFFRDTSWSVRVPRRLQELRLALTKASDELAQKLDRSPTVPELAAVLGVSEEDVVDGLAVGNAYTASSLDSPSPEDEGGEGSLADRLGYEDTALEGVEYRESLKPLLAKLPARERQIIMLRFFANMTQSQIGEEVGISQMHVSRLLTRTLAQLRVGLIGE, encoded by the coding sequence ATGTCCGTAGACCAGGGCAGCTCCAAGGTGCTCACGCTCGTCAAGAGCGCGACGCCGGCAGCACCGGCAGCGTCTGACCGCTCGGAAGCCATCGACACCCGCACCCTCTCCCGCTCCCTCTTCCATCGCCTTGCCGCCCTGGACGCGGACAGCCCCGACCGGGCGTACGTACGCGACACCCTGATCGAGCTGAACCTGCCCCTGGTCCGGTACGCCGCCGCGCGCTTCCGCAGCCGCAACGAGCCGATGGAAGACATCGTCCAGGTCGGCACCATCGGCCTGATCAAGGCGATCGACCGGTTCGACTGCGAACGCGGAGTGGAGTTCCCGACGTTCGCGATGCCGACGGTCGTGGGCGAGATCAAACGATTCTTTAGGGACACCTCCTGGTCCGTCCGCGTCCCGCGGCGCCTCCAGGAGCTGCGCCTCGCGCTGACCAAGGCCAGCGACGAGCTCGCCCAGAAACTGGACCGCTCGCCGACCGTCCCCGAGCTCGCCGCCGTCCTGGGCGTCTCGGAGGAGGACGTCGTCGACGGCCTCGCCGTGGGCAACGCCTACACCGCCTCCTCGCTCGACTCGCCCTCCCCCGAGGACGAGGGCGGCGAGGGCTCGCTCGCGGACCGCCTCGGCTACGAGGACACCGCGCTCGAGGGTGTCGAGTACCGCGAGTCCCTGAAGCCTCTGCTCGCCAAACTCCCGGCCCGGGAACGGCAGATCATCATGCTGCGGTTCTTCGCGAACATGACGCAGTCGCAGATCGGCGAGGAGGTCGGCATCTCCCAGATGCACGTCTCCCGGCTGCTCACCCGCACCCTCGCGCAGCTGCGCGTAGGCCTCATCGGCGAGTGA
- the tadA gene encoding tRNA adenosine(34) deaminase TadA, translating to MRLALQEAARAVPAGDVPVGAVVLGPDGTVLATGYNEREATGDPTAHAEVVALRRAAAAVGEWRLPGCTLVVTLEPCVMCAGALVQSRVARVVYGADDEKAGAAGSLWDLVRDRRLNHRPEVIRGVLATECAELLTDFFRDR from the coding sequence ATGCGCCTGGCGCTCCAGGAGGCCGCCCGGGCGGTGCCGGCCGGCGATGTGCCGGTCGGCGCCGTCGTGCTCGGCCCCGACGGCACGGTCCTCGCCACCGGGTACAACGAGCGCGAGGCGACCGGCGACCCCACGGCGCACGCCGAGGTGGTCGCGCTGCGCCGGGCTGCGGCCGCAGTCGGGGAATGGCGGCTTCCGGGGTGCACCCTGGTGGTGACCCTGGAGCCGTGCGTGATGTGCGCGGGCGCGCTCGTACAGTCGCGCGTCGCCCGGGTCGTCTACGGCGCGGACGACGAGAAGGCGGGCGCGGCCGGCTCGCTCTGGGACCTCGTACGGGACCGCCGGCTCAACCACCGGCCCGAGGTGATCCGCGGCGTCCTCGCCACGGAGTGCGCCGAGCTGCTGACGGACTTCTTCCGCGACCGGTGA
- a CDS encoding universal stress protein, whose protein sequence is MSNAPVIAAVDGSEHSLRALDWARAAALRHGTGLLIAHVLPDHAQLYAGRRAALHDASQPEEFADPVSDRIRALLGGGPELPEGITYESLEGSVPEALRVIGAGALMLVMGSRGRGGFATLLLGSNSRAVATTAPCPVVVVPHAERHAPDASEEESAGKVVLGLHAAETPDDVLAFAFAEASVRGTTVQVVSAYAIPPAPTLVIDSPFAVIPPEGLADDGDAVPAEREMLRSQTERLAPFRTRHPDVPVMQAAVPGDAAGRLVMASRSAALVVVGRHHPRRKAMSLLIGSVAHAVLQHAHGPVAVVPALSDDGTDPA, encoded by the coding sequence GTGAGCAACGCACCGGTGATCGCCGCCGTCGACGGATCCGAGCACAGCCTCAGGGCCCTGGACTGGGCCAGGGCCGCGGCGCTGCGGCACGGTACGGGGCTGCTGATCGCCCATGTACTGCCCGACCACGCCCAGTTGTATGCCGGACGCCGGGCCGCGCTGCACGACGCCTCACAGCCGGAGGAGTTCGCCGACCCGGTCAGCGACCGGATCCGGGCCCTGCTGGGCGGCGGCCCCGAGCTGCCGGAGGGGATCACGTACGAGTCGCTGGAGGGCTCCGTCCCCGAGGCCCTGCGGGTGATCGGCGCGGGGGCCCTGATGCTGGTGATGGGCTCCCGGGGGCGCGGCGGCTTCGCCACCCTGCTGCTCGGCTCGAACAGCCGCGCCGTCGCCACGACCGCACCGTGCCCGGTGGTGGTGGTCCCGCACGCGGAGCGGCACGCGCCGGACGCCTCGGAGGAGGAGTCCGCCGGGAAGGTGGTGCTCGGGCTGCACGCCGCGGAGACCCCCGACGACGTCCTGGCCTTCGCGTTCGCGGAAGCCTCCGTGCGGGGGACCACCGTCCAGGTGGTGTCCGCGTACGCCATTCCGCCCGCGCCGACCCTGGTGATCGACAGCCCCTTCGCGGTGATACCGCCGGAGGGCCTGGCGGACGACGGGGACGCCGTACCGGCCGAGCGGGAGATGCTGCGGTCCCAGACGGAGCGGCTGGCGCCGTTCCGCACCCGCCACCCCGACGTCCCGGTCATGCAGGCCGCCGTGCCCGGGGACGCGGCGGGCCGGCTGGTCATGGCCTCCCGGTCGGCGGCGCTGGTCGTGGTGGGGCGCCACCATCCGCGGCGCAAGGCCATGTCGCTGCTGATCGGCTCGGTGGCGCACGCGGTGCTCCAGCACGCGCACGGACCGGTGGCCGTGGTCCCGGCGCTCTCCGACGACGGCACGGACCCGGCCTGA
- a CDS encoding TetR/AcrR family transcriptional regulator → MVIAADSGDPLPVESSVWLTARPAAPARRRSEAPSGLDRERITAATVRLLDSEGLARFSMRRLAAGLGVTAMSLYWYVDTKHELLELALDRALGELALSAGPAPEGWPGRLRSLARGYRRLLTDHPWVAPLTAAYPNIGPHARAFDAALQRLLDATGLADSARTGAHLAVSQFLHGCGGAARRAPEGDFCLALDVLIAGIEAKAAA, encoded by the coding sequence ATGGTGATCGCGGCCGATTCCGGTGATCCGCTACCGGTCGAGTCCAGCGTGTGGCTGACCGCCAGGCCCGCCGCACCCGCCAGACGCCGCAGCGAGGCGCCCTCCGGGCTCGACCGGGAGCGGATCACCGCCGCCACCGTGCGGCTGCTCGACTCCGAGGGGCTGGCCCGGTTCTCGATGCGGCGGCTCGCCGCCGGGCTCGGGGTCACCGCGATGTCCCTGTACTGGTACGTGGACACCAAGCACGAGCTGCTCGAACTCGCCCTGGACCGTGCGCTCGGCGAGCTGGCCCTGTCGGCCGGGCCCGCCCCTGAGGGCTGGCCCGGCCGGCTGCGGTCGCTGGCCCGGGGCTACCGCCGGCTTCTGACGGACCACCCCTGGGTGGCCCCGCTCACCGCGGCCTATCCGAACATCGGCCCGCACGCCCGGGCCTTCGACGCCGCCCTCCAGCGGCTGTTGGACGCCACGGGCCTCGCGGACTCCGCCCGGACCGGCGCCCACCTGGCCGTCTCGCAGTTCCTGCACGGCTGCGGGGGCGCGGCCCGGCGGGCGCCCGAGGGCGACTTCTGCCTCGCGCTCGACGTCCTGATCGCGGGCATCGAGGCCAAGGCCGCGGCGTAG